A genome region from Bufo gargarizans isolate SCDJY-AF-19 chromosome 2, ASM1485885v1, whole genome shotgun sequence includes the following:
- the RSL24D1 gene encoding probable ribosome biogenesis protein RLP24 — MRIEKCYFCSAPIYPGHGMMFVRNDCKAFRFCRSKCHKNFKKKRNPRKIRWTKAFRKGAGKELTVDNSFEFEKRRNEPVKYQRELWSKTVEAMKRVEEIKQKRQARFIMNRLKKGKELEKAQDIKEVKQNIHLIRAPHAGKAKKLEDKMVQKLQEDVDMEEVS; from the exons ATGCGTATCGAGAAGTGTTATTTCTGCTCGGCGCCCATCTACCCGGGGCACGGGATGATGTTTGTGAGGAACGACTGCAAG gctTTCAGGTTCTGCCGCTCAAAATGTCACAAGAACTTCAAGAAGAAGCGTAATCCCAGAAAGATCAGGTGGACCAAAGCCTTCAGGAAGGGGGCTGGTAAAGAGCTGACTGTG GACAATTCATTTGAATTTGAAAAGAGAAGAAATGAACCAGTTAAATACCAGAGGGAGTTGTGGAGCAAGActg TTGAGGCTATGAAGAGAGTAGAAGAGATCAAGCAGAAGCGACAGGCTCGATTTATCATGAACAG ACTAAAGAAAGGCAAAGAGTTGGAGAAAGCTCAGGATATCAAAGAAGTCAAGCAGAACATACATCTTATCCGGGCTCCACATGCTG GAAAAGCAAAAAAGTTGGAAGACAAAATGGTTCAGAAGTTACAAGAGGATGTGGATATGGA